The Acidobacteriota bacterium genome includes a window with the following:
- the argB gene encoding acetylglutamate kinase, translating to MSRPTILKLGGELIEDAGAVQAIARTIASIARRVPLVVIHGGGREIDAELVKAGIPKRLVDGIRVTDEATLAVVVPVLAGTINTRLVAAITAAGGQAVGLTGADAGVATVEAAPPMRTAAGETVSLGHVGRPVNDGVPHLLHHLLAGRYVPVVASIGADKTGALYNVNADTIAGALAERLWAERLVIAGTTPGVVDAHAHTIVELSGSAERQIIESGTANAGMLAKLQACRAALRAGVGSVLIVNGRDISRLESAVVRGESADGSMTRVIP from the coding sequence ATGAGCCGGCCGACCATTCTCAAACTCGGCGGCGAACTGATCGAAGATGCCGGCGCCGTCCAGGCCATCGCGCGCACGATTGCGTCGATCGCCCGGCGCGTCCCCCTGGTCGTCATTCACGGCGGCGGCAGGGAAATCGATGCCGAACTGGTGAAAGCCGGCATTCCAAAACGCCTGGTCGACGGCATCCGCGTGACCGACGAGGCGACGCTGGCGGTTGTGGTGCCGGTGCTCGCCGGGACGATCAACACGAGGTTGGTGGCGGCTATCACGGCCGCGGGCGGTCAGGCTGTCGGGTTGACGGGCGCGGATGCGGGGGTGGCCACCGTCGAAGCGGCGCCGCCCATGCGCACCGCGGCCGGAGAGACCGTGTCGCTAGGCCACGTGGGACGTCCCGTCAACGATGGTGTCCCTCACCTGCTGCACCACCTGCTGGCCGGGCGCTATGTGCCGGTGGTCGCCAGCATTGGCGCCGACAAGACCGGTGCGCTCTACAACGTCAATGCCGACACCATTGCCGGCGCGCTGGCGGAACGTCTCTGGGCCGAACGGCTGGTCATCGCGGGCACCACGCCAGGTGTCGTCGACGCACACGCGCACACCATCGTCGAACTCAGCGGGTCGGCGGAACGGCAGATCATCGAATCGGGCACCGCCAATGCCGGCATGCTCGCCAAGTTGCAGGCGTGCCGCGCGGCGCTCAGAGCCGGCGTGGGCTCGGTGCTGATCGTCAACGGCCGCGACATCTCGCGCCTCGAATCGGCGGTGGTTCGGGGCGAATCCGCCGACGGCTCCATGACGAGGGTGATTCCATGA
- a CDS encoding diguanylate cyclase, whose product MRSTFTERRVLAGLVGAGVIGAGFWLVRGTSVPAWVAFLLACLAAGAVALAYHLHVRGRTALADTQRQHQRASDTWLATVEALARAIEARARSSRTDIRREQAYAVEMAKAFGIPAQEVEGVRMAALLHDVGKLGVPDHILTKKGPLTPEEIGKVRIHSQLGADIIAHVPFPYPVASLVLCHHERWDGSGYPAGLSGSDIPLGARILSVVDHFVSLTSDRPFRKAVSRGDAIEALWREAGGALDPVVVARFVELLPSLDAAFETAAPAGMRLHATGATREHPHHAGISESHASVFDEIALAQKELYALYEVAQGLGTSLGVADSMGVVAGKLRDLVPFASCALFLYDTAEGVARCRFAIGTGAAHLRQMELRVGSGLIGRVIATRECRVNEDPGDDFLSIGVPADGQVLKSALVCPLIVAERMIGALAMYHTEPRFFTEDHHRLALRVTAQVSAVIHNSVLFERTHEEAVTDQLTGLPNNRFLILHLTRELARARRLTSSVAVLLLDLDNLKDINDSYGHPAGDRALREVASVLRRAIRPYDVVSRYGGDEFIVLLSDCGIEDAEAKRVELQQVVDALPFVVRGTQRVRLAVSIGAAVFPRDGGTYEALLAVADQQMYRDKSQRKRLTPAPTGIPTAFESGSIADVDLRRAAEGVL is encoded by the coding sequence ATGCGGAGTACGTTCACGGAACGGCGCGTGCTGGCGGGCCTGGTTGGCGCCGGCGTCATCGGCGCTGGTTTCTGGCTCGTCCGCGGCACGTCGGTGCCCGCCTGGGTCGCCTTCCTGCTGGCATGCCTCGCTGCGGGCGCTGTGGCTCTCGCGTATCACCTCCACGTGAGGGGCCGGACGGCACTTGCCGACACGCAGCGCCAGCATCAGCGGGCCTCGGACACCTGGCTGGCCACAGTCGAAGCCCTCGCGCGGGCGATTGAAGCGAGGGCACGCTCGTCGCGCACCGACATCCGCCGCGAACAGGCGTACGCGGTCGAGATGGCGAAGGCATTTGGCATACCGGCCCAGGAGGTCGAAGGCGTCCGGATGGCGGCGCTGCTGCACGATGTCGGCAAGCTCGGTGTGCCCGACCACATCCTGACGAAGAAGGGACCGCTCACGCCCGAGGAAATCGGCAAGGTCCGCATCCATTCGCAGCTTGGCGCCGACATCATTGCGCACGTGCCGTTTCCCTATCCTGTCGCCTCGCTCGTGCTTTGCCACCATGAACGGTGGGACGGATCGGGCTACCCCGCGGGCCTCAGTGGCAGCGACATTCCGCTCGGCGCGCGCATTCTATCGGTGGTCGATCACTTCGTGTCGCTGACCTCGGATCGCCCATTCCGCAAGGCGGTCTCGCGCGGCGACGCGATCGAGGCGTTGTGGCGGGAAGCCGGGGGCGCGCTCGATCCGGTGGTCGTGGCGCGCTTTGTCGAACTGCTGCCGTCGCTCGATGCCGCGTTCGAGACGGCCGCGCCGGCGGGCATGCGACTGCACGCCACTGGAGCCACACGCGAGCATCCGCATCACGCCGGGATCTCCGAATCCCATGCGTCTGTCTTTGACGAGATCGCGCTGGCGCAAAAGGAACTGTACGCGTTGTACGAGGTCGCGCAGGGACTGGGAACCAGCCTCGGCGTGGCCGATTCGATGGGTGTCGTTGCCGGAAAGCTCCGCGATCTCGTGCCGTTCGCCAGTTGCGCGCTCTTCCTGTACGATACGGCCGAAGGCGTGGCCCGCTGCCGGTTTGCGATCGGCACGGGTGCCGCGCACCTGCGGCAGATGGAGCTGCGCGTCGGCTCGGGATTGATTGGCCGCGTAATCGCGACACGCGAGTGCCGCGTCAATGAGGATCCGGGCGACGACTTCCTCTCGATTGGCGTGCCGGCCGACGGCCAGGTCCTGAAATCGGCGCTCGTCTGCCCGCTCATCGTGGCCGAGCGCATGATTGGTGCCCTGGCGATGTACCACACCGAGCCGCGGTTCTTCACCGAGGACCACCACCGTCTCGCGCTGCGCGTGACGGCGCAGGTGTCGGCGGTGATCCACAACTCGGTGCTCTTCGAACGGACGCACGAGGAAGCGGTCACCGACCAGTTGACCGGGCTTCCGAATAATCGCTTTCTAATCCTGCATCTCACGCGCGAGCTGGCCCGAGCGCGGCGACTGACCTCGTCGGTCGCCGTGCTGCTGCTGGACCTGGACAACCTCAAAGACATCAACGACAGCTACGGGCATCCGGCCGGTGACCGCGCACTGCGCGAAGTGGCGTCGGTCCTGCGCCGCGCCATCCGTCCGTACGACGTCGTCTCTCGATACGGCGGCGACGAGTTTATCGTGCTGCTGTCAGATTGCGGCATCGAGGACGCCGAGGCCAAACGCGTGGAGCTTCAGCAGGTGGTCGACGCGTTGCCATTTGTCGTGCGCGGCACGCAGCGGGTGCGCCTGGCCGTCAGCATCGGCGCCGCCGTGTTTCCCAGAGATGGCGGCACGTACGAGGCGTTGCTGGCCGTGGCGGATCAGCAGATGTACCGGGACAAGAGCCAGCGCAAGCGCCTCACGCCGGCACCAACCGGCATCCCGACCGCGTTCGAGAGCGGGTCCATCGCGGACGTGGACCTGCGGAGGGCGGCGGAAGGCGTGCTATAG
- the argH gene encoding argininosuccinate lyase, translated as MSHLWSGRFDADPDPDVFSYGVSLSFDRHLFEDDVTGSLAWAEALANAGAMSADAALAIDGALRDILETGRRDPALVAGPDEDVHAFVERQLIERIGDAGRRLHTGRSRNEQVSLDLRLYFKRRIPLLINRLRRLVTALADQAQASALHTMPSYTHLRRAQPILVAHFFLAHAAAFRRDCQRFEQVLHETDEMPLGSGAIAGTTYAVDTRALADRLGFSRIVTNSLDAVSDRDFVASFLFASSLTMVHLSRMAEDIIIFTSEEFAFFDLPDRFATGSSLMPQKKNPDPLELMRGKSGRVLGRLSGWLTTMKGLPSGYNRDLQEDKEAAFEVEATLAPSLDVAAAVMAGLRLNAARAEAAASGLLLATDVADYLVAHEVPFREAHAAVGAIVRELVAEGRDFSELTDDEWRRFSPHFAPDIAAVITAGASVAAKQTPQSTSPVAVAAALAELRAWLQ; from the coding sequence ATGTCGCACCTGTGGTCCGGCCGGTTCGACGCGGATCCCGATCCCGACGTCTTCTCGTACGGCGTGTCGCTGTCGTTTGATCGGCACCTGTTCGAAGACGATGTGACCGGCAGTCTGGCATGGGCCGAGGCGCTCGCCAACGCCGGGGCCATGTCAGCAGACGCCGCCCTCGCGATTGATGGCGCCTTGCGAGACATTCTCGAAACGGGCCGTCGCGACCCGGCGCTTGTGGCCGGCCCGGACGAAGACGTCCACGCCTTCGTCGAACGTCAACTGATCGAGCGTATCGGTGATGCCGGTCGGCGCCTGCACACAGGCCGGTCGCGCAATGAACAGGTCTCGCTCGATCTGCGACTCTATTTCAAACGGCGGATTCCACTGCTCATCAATCGATTGCGCCGGCTCGTCACCGCGCTGGCTGATCAGGCGCAGGCGTCGGCGTTGCACACGATGCCGTCCTACACGCATCTGCGTCGGGCGCAGCCCATCCTGGTCGCGCACTTCTTTCTGGCGCATGCGGCGGCCTTCCGGCGCGATTGCCAGCGCTTTGAGCAGGTGCTGCACGAAACCGACGAGATGCCGCTGGGATCGGGCGCCATTGCCGGCACGACGTACGCCGTCGACACGCGAGCACTGGCCGACCGGCTCGGCTTCTCGCGCATCGTCACCAACAGTCTCGACGCCGTTTCCGACCGCGACTTCGTCGCGAGCTTCCTCTTCGCGTCTTCGCTCACGATGGTGCACCTGAGCCGGATGGCCGAAGACATCATTATCTTCACGTCCGAGGAATTCGCGTTCTTCGATTTGCCCGACAGGTTCGCGACCGGCAGCAGTCTCATGCCGCAGAAGAAGAACCCCGATCCGCTGGAACTGATGCGCGGCAAGTCGGGCCGCGTGCTCGGGCGATTGTCGGGGTGGCTCACGACCATGAAGGGCCTGCCGAGCGGCTACAACCGGGACCTGCAGGAAGACAAGGAAGCCGCCTTCGAGGTCGAGGCCACGCTCGCGCCCTCGCTTGACGTCGCGGCGGCCGTGATGGCGGGATTACGCCTGAACGCTGCGCGCGCCGAGGCGGCCGCGTCGGGCCTCCTGCTGGCGACTGACGTCGCGGACTATCTCGTCGCGCACGAGGTGCCATTCCGCGAGGCCCACGCGGCTGTCGGGGCCATCGTCCGGGAGTTGGTCGCCGAGGGGCGCGATTTTTCGGAACTCACCGACGATGAGTGGCGCCGCTTCAGTCCGCACTTCGCGCCGGATATCGCGGCCGTCATCACCGCCGGCGCCTCTGTCGCCGCCAAGCAGACGCCTCAATCAACCAGCCCGGTCGCGGTTGCCGCCGCGCTCGCCGAACTGCGCGCCTGGCTCCAGTAG
- a CDS encoding arginine repressor — protein MKTQRQAAILSLIDHRSISSQEDLRKRLRGSGFSVTQATLSRDLKDLGLVKNAADGAYHRPGSDIANPGLAAARLQHAVAEFLIGVDRAMQLVVLKTNLAQAQPLAAAIDAAALDGIVGSIAGEDTVLLVCRDTRAATSVAGSLQRMARG, from the coding sequence ATGAAGACACAGCGACAAGCCGCCATTCTCTCCCTGATCGATCATCGGTCGATCTCAAGCCAGGAGGACCTGCGGAAGAGACTCCGCGGAAGCGGGTTCTCCGTCACGCAGGCCACCTTGTCGCGTGATCTCAAGGATCTGGGGCTGGTCAAGAACGCCGCCGACGGGGCGTACCATCGCCCGGGTAGCGACATCGCCAACCCGGGTCTCGCCGCCGCGCGTCTGCAGCACGCCGTCGCGGAGTTCCTGATTGGCGTGGACCGCGCCATGCAACTGGTGGTGCTCAAGACCAACCTCGCGCAGGCGCAGCCGTTGGCCGCCGCCATCGACGCCGCCGCGCTCGATGGCATCGTCGGATCGATCGCGGGCGAGGACACGGTGTTGCTGGTGTGCCGGGACACCCGTGCCGCCACCAGCGTTGCGGGGAGCCTCCAACGGATGGCGCGGGGATAA
- a CDS encoding enoyl-ACP reductase, translating into MSDLSGTFGLITGIANKRSIAWSIAKALAQDGARLALAYQGERFAETVEELAAELNSPLLLQCDVTSDAQITDVYTTIGKEFGGLDFLLHGTAFAPREELSRPFVETSREGFRIALDVSAYSLIALARGAAPLMAARGGGSMLTLTYLGSERVFPNYNVMGVAKAALEASVRYLAADLGPRNIRVNAISAGPIRTLASSGISGFTSILQVYRDRAPLRRNIELDEVGQTGRFLLGPESAAITGEVLMVDAGFHMMGL; encoded by the coding sequence ATGAGCGACCTTTCCGGCACGTTCGGCCTGATCACCGGCATCGCCAACAAACGATCCATCGCGTGGTCCATCGCGAAGGCGCTCGCGCAGGATGGTGCCCGGCTGGCGTTGGCGTACCAGGGAGAACGATTTGCCGAGACCGTCGAGGAACTGGCGGCGGAGTTGAACAGCCCGCTGCTCCTGCAGTGCGACGTGACATCCGACGCGCAGATCACCGACGTCTACACGACCATCGGCAAGGAGTTCGGCGGACTCGACTTCCTGCTCCATGGCACGGCGTTCGCCCCGCGCGAGGAATTGTCGCGGCCGTTTGTGGAGACCAGTCGCGAAGGCTTCCGCATCGCGCTCGATGTCAGCGCCTATTCGCTCATCGCGCTCGCGCGAGGCGCCGCGCCGTTGATGGCGGCGCGCGGCGGAGGCAGCATGCTCACCCTGACTTACCTGGGCAGTGAGCGCGTGTTTCCGAACTACAACGTCATGGGCGTGGCCAAGGCCGCGCTCGAAGCGTCCGTGCGCTACCTGGCCGCCGACCTGGGTCCGCGCAACATCCGGGTCAATGCGATCTCGGCCGGGCCGATCCGCACGCTGGCCTCGTCGGGGATCTCCGGCTTCACGAGCATCCTGCAGGTCTACCGCGATCGGGCACCGCTGCGCCGGAACATCGAGCTGGACGAAGTCGGCCAGACGGGTCGTTTTCTGCTGGGACCAGAAAGCGCAGCCATTACCGGCGAAGTGCTGATGGTGGATGCCGGCTTCCACATGATGGGATTGTAG
- a CDS encoding argininosuccinate synthase: MAKERVVLAYSGGLDTSVAVPWLADKYNAEVVCVTMDLGQGKELESIRERALAAGAVRAHVLDVREEFANQYILPALQAGAVYEGSYPLATALGRPLIARKLVEIARIEGAASIAHGCTGKGNDQVRLDVSARALEPGIRVIAPAREWGMTRPDEIEYARTRGIPVPVTVASPYSTDANLWGRSIECGVLEDPWVEPPDDVYTLTKDPSECPNEPAYIELTFEQGVPVAVNGVSMPLTEIIASVATIAGAHGVGRIDMVENRLVGIKSREIYEAPAAVVLHSAHRELENFVSPRDLSRIKQDLGLKYADLVYNGLWFSPVREAIDAFVATIQQRVTGTIRLKLFKGACRVVGRQSPFALYDHGLATYDEGDTFDHNAAVGFIKLYGLPVETVSRKWGLAGRAVEQPKAV, from the coding sequence ATGGCGAAGGAACGGGTCGTCTTGGCGTATTCGGGCGGGTTGGACACGTCGGTGGCTGTCCCGTGGCTGGCGGACAAGTACAACGCCGAGGTCGTCTGCGTCACGATGGATCTTGGGCAGGGCAAGGAACTCGAATCGATCCGCGAGCGCGCGCTGGCCGCCGGTGCCGTGCGGGCTCACGTGCTCGATGTGCGCGAGGAATTCGCCAACCAGTACATCCTTCCGGCGCTGCAGGCCGGTGCGGTCTACGAAGGCAGCTACCCGCTCGCCACCGCGCTCGGGCGGCCGCTCATCGCGCGGAAACTCGTCGAGATCGCCCGTATCGAGGGCGCCGCATCCATCGCCCACGGCTGCACTGGCAAGGGCAACGACCAGGTGCGCCTCGATGTGTCCGCGCGTGCGCTCGAGCCCGGCATCCGCGTGATCGCGCCGGCCCGCGAGTGGGGCATGACGCGTCCCGACGAGATCGAGTACGCTCGCACGCGCGGGATTCCGGTGCCGGTGACCGTCGCCAGCCCCTACAGCACCGACGCCAACCTCTGGGGGCGGTCGATTGAATGCGGCGTGCTCGAGGACCCGTGGGTGGAGCCGCCAGACGATGTCTACACGCTCACGAAAGACCCATCGGAGTGTCCCAACGAGCCGGCCTACATCGAACTCACCTTCGAGCAGGGCGTGCCCGTCGCGGTCAACGGCGTGTCGATGCCGTTAACGGAGATCATCGCCAGTGTCGCGACCATCGCAGGCGCCCATGGCGTGGGTCGGATCGACATGGTCGAGAATCGGCTGGTCGGTATCAAGTCGCGTGAGATCTACGAGGCTCCCGCCGCCGTCGTCCTGCACTCGGCGCACCGCGAGCTCGAGAACTTCGTAAGCCCGCGCGATCTCTCCCGGATCAAACAGGATCTGGGGCTCAAGTACGCGGACCTTGTGTACAACGGGCTCTGGTTTTCGCCGGTGCGCGAGGCCATCGACGCGTTCGTGGCCACGATCCAGCAGCGCGTGACTGGCACGATTCGCCTCAAGCTCTTCAAGGGTGCCTGCCGCGTGGTCGGCCGCCAGTCGCCCTTTGCGCTCTACGATCACGGGTTGGCGACCTATGACGAGGGCGACACGTTCGATCACAACGCCGCAGTGGGCTTTATCAAGCTCTATGGCCTGCCTGTCGAGACGGTCTCCCGCAAGTGGGGACTCGCCGGCAGAGCCGTGGAACAGCCGAAAGCGGTCTGA
- the argC gene encoding N-acetyl-gamma-glutamyl-phosphate reductase produces the protein MSPVDQHPIRVGIAGATGYAGLELVRLLARHPAVRLTLATSSGNGDPRRVPALAKIWDEPIVPLDTKALVEACDVVCMALPEKASASLGTELVGSGRRVIDLSGAFRIHETVARSTWYPDTISVPDGTVYALPERSRAALAHATLASCPGCYPTAALLALLPLVDANLVEGDVIIDAKSGVSGAGKVPSERTHFSENHGSAAAYGVFGHRHVAEMEQELGRNVTFVPHLVPLNRGILETIYARLAPATTADAVGQALESAYADAPFVRLWGDALPEIKHVAYTNFCDIGWRVDQGTGRLVVVSCLDNLLKGAASQAVQNLNLMYGLDERTGLWA, from the coding sequence ATGTCACCCGTCGATCAGCACCCGATTCGTGTCGGCATTGCCGGAGCCACTGGGTACGCCGGCCTCGAACTGGTCCGCCTCCTCGCCCGGCACCCGGCCGTGCGGCTGACGCTGGCCACCTCGTCGGGCAACGGCGATCCGCGCCGGGTCCCCGCGTTGGCGAAGATCTGGGACGAGCCCATCGTGCCCCTCGACACCAAGGCGCTGGTGGAAGCGTGCGATGTGGTCTGCATGGCGCTGCCCGAAAAGGCCTCGGCCTCGCTCGGCACGGAGCTGGTCGGATCGGGCCGGCGTGTGATCGATCTGTCCGGCGCGTTCCGGATCCATGAGACCGTTGCCCGGTCGACGTGGTATCCCGACACGATCAGCGTGCCAGACGGCACGGTCTACGCCCTGCCGGAGCGGAGCCGGGCTGCCCTCGCGCACGCGACGCTTGCGTCGTGCCCGGGTTGCTACCCGACGGCAGCGCTGCTAGCGCTGCTTCCCCTGGTGGACGCAAATCTGGTCGAGGGCGACGTGATCATCGACGCCAAGTCGGGCGTCTCAGGCGCGGGCAAGGTACCGAGCGAGCGCACACACTTCTCCGAAAACCACGGCAGCGCGGCCGCCTACGGCGTGTTCGGTCACCGTCACGTGGCCGAAATGGAACAGGAACTGGGCCGCAACGTGACGTTCGTGCCGCACCTGGTGCCGCTCAACCGCGGAATCCTCGAGACGATTTACGCGAGGCTCGCTCCGGCCACGACGGCGGACGCTGTCGGACAGGCGCTCGAATCCGCGTACGCCGATGCCCCATTTGTCAGGCTGTGGGGCGACGCGCTGCCGGAAATCAAACACGTGGCCTACACGAACTTCTGCGACATCGGATGGCGTGTCGACCAGGGCACGGGCCGGCTGGTCGTTGTGTCGTGCCTCGACAACCTGCTCAAGGGCGCGGCCAGCCAGGCGGTGCAGAATCTGAATCTGATGTACGGGCTCGACGAGCGGACGGGGTTGTGGGCATGA
- the nagA gene encoding N-acetylglucosamine-6-phosphate deacetylase has product MTQTLVLAGADIVLPDRVIAGGTIIIENGRIADIVSRVVPTASDVAHVDLQGLTVVPGFIDVHVHGVEGIDSLDGPNAVRDLAARMPKYGVTAFSPTTVACPPAELRMVVDGVRACREAPAARSARVLPAHLESNFINPDYKGAQPISCLRTPASALAAGGDDHRSRRDEEFSGADILRVIDEAGPDVGIVTLAPELDEAMALIRRLVASGRIVSLGHSAATFDIAIDAIRAGARQATHLFNRMPPVGHREPGLAGAVLQAPEVAAEIVCDGYHVHPGMLRMAIAAKGADRIMAITDGSAGAGLPPGTRARLGGRAIDVREQGAFLEDNTLAGSTATMDRVFRVLTGVGGLGLVDAATLCATTPARELGLTGHGVIVAGAVADLVVLSPKLTVVETYIAGQPCLYPELTSGA; this is encoded by the coding sequence ATGACGCAGACACTGGTTCTTGCCGGCGCCGACATTGTGCTTCCCGACCGCGTGATCGCCGGGGGCACCATCATCATCGAAAACGGCCGGATCGCCGACATCGTCTCTCGTGTTGTGCCGACCGCGTCCGATGTTGCGCACGTCGATCTGCAGGGCCTTACCGTGGTTCCCGGTTTCATTGACGTGCACGTGCACGGTGTCGAGGGGATCGACTCGCTCGATGGGCCGAACGCGGTGCGGGATCTGGCCGCGCGGATGCCGAAATACGGCGTGACGGCCTTCTCGCCCACGACCGTGGCGTGTCCGCCTGCAGAGCTTCGCATGGTGGTGGACGGCGTGCGCGCGTGTCGTGAAGCGCCGGCGGCCCGCTCGGCGCGCGTGCTGCCCGCGCACCTCGAGAGCAACTTCATCAACCCCGACTACAAGGGCGCCCAGCCGATCTCGTGCCTCAGGACGCCCGCCTCGGCGCTCGCGGCGGGTGGCGACGATCACCGATCAAGGCGCGATGAGGAGTTCTCCGGCGCCGACATCCTGCGCGTCATAGACGAGGCGGGTCCGGACGTGGGCATCGTCACGTTGGCGCCGGAACTAGATGAGGCGATGGCGCTCATCCGGCGTCTGGTGGCATCCGGACGCATCGTGTCGCTCGGCCACTCAGCCGCCACATTCGACATCGCCATTGACGCCATCCGCGCAGGGGCACGCCAGGCCACGCACCTGTTCAACCGGATGCCGCCGGTCGGCCACCGCGAGCCCGGTCTTGCCGGAGCCGTTCTGCAAGCACCGGAGGTCGCGGCCGAGATCGTGTGCGACGGCTATCACGTGCATCCCGGGATGTTGAGAATGGCGATTGCCGCGAAGGGCGCCGACCGGATCATGGCTATCACCGATGGCAGCGCCGGTGCCGGCCTTCCACCCGGCACGCGCGCCAGGCTTGGAGGACGCGCCATCGACGTCCGCGAACAGGGCGCTTTTCTTGAAGACAACACCCTGGCCGGCAGCACGGCCACGATGGACCGCGTGTTCCGGGTGTTGACGGGCGTCGGCGGACTCGGGCTTGTCGACGCCGCTACGCTCTGCGCCACCACACCCGCACGCGAACTGGGGCTTACCGGGCACGGCGTCATCGTGGCGGGCGCGGTGGCCGACCTTGTCGTGCTCAGTCCGAAGTTGACTGTGGTTGAAACCTACATCGCCGGCCAGCCCTGCCTCTACCCTGAGCTCACTTCTGGGGCGTGA
- a CDS encoding DUF4097 family beta strand repeat-containing protein: MRTWSLRRTVNAVSLAALAATLAGCDITVGAAQFSTREEKKFTVTGTPQVELTTFDGSIEVRGWDKPEVLVEIEKRGNNQAAVDKILVKATQTGNTITVDIPKIASTTHITFGQSPSASLVVSVPMQSVLKLDSGDGSVTIKRVNGKINIHTGDGSVHVTEAKGDLFVRTGDGSIQAAEIDGHVDVETRDGSITIEGTLRAVRADSGDGSIKLTAQKGSAMDADWVATTGDGSIKVRVPDGFGANVDAESGDGGVRIDKLAGQTDQRAEGEKHDRKSVRGTIGGGGKILKLRSGSGSISLKSW; this comes from the coding sequence ATGCGCACGTGGAGTCTCCGGCGAACGGTCAACGCGGTGAGCCTTGCTGCCCTGGCAGCGACGCTGGCAGGCTGCGACATCACGGTGGGCGCGGCCCAGTTCAGCACACGGGAAGAAAAGAAGTTCACCGTCACAGGGACGCCGCAGGTCGAGTTGACGACCTTTGACGGTTCCATCGAGGTCCGGGGCTGGGACAAGCCGGAGGTGCTGGTCGAAATCGAGAAGCGCGGCAACAACCAGGCGGCGGTAGACAAAATCCTGGTGAAGGCCACGCAAACCGGCAACACGATCACCGTTGACATCCCGAAAATCGCGTCCACTACCCACATCACGTTCGGCCAGTCGCCGAGCGCCAGCCTGGTGGTGTCGGTGCCAATGCAGTCCGTCCTAAAGCTGGACAGTGGCGACGGTTCGGTGACCATCAAGCGCGTCAACGGAAAGATCAATATTCACACCGGCGACGGCAGCGTGCATGTCACGGAGGCGAAGGGTGACCTGTTCGTGCGCACCGGCGACGGTTCGATCCAGGCCGCCGAGATTGACGGGCACGTGGATGTCGAGACGCGCGATGGCAGCATCACCATCGAGGGCACACTCCGCGCCGTGCGCGCCGATTCGGGCGACGGCTCGATCAAGCTGACGGCGCAAAAGGGCAGCGCGATGGACGCCGACTGGGTCGCGACCACCGGCGACGGCTCGATCAAGGTGCGCGTCCCGGACGGGTTCGGCGCGAACGTTGACGCCGAGAGCGGTGACGGCGGTGTGCGCATCGACAAACTCGCGGGCCAGACCGACCAACGCGCCGAGGGAGAGAAGCACGACCGCAAATCGGTGCGAGGCACGATCGGTGGCGGCGGAAAGATCCTGAAACTGCGGAGCGGCTCCGGATCGATCAGTCTGAAGAGCTGGTAG